The following are encoded in a window of Magnolia sinica isolate HGM2019 chromosome 11, MsV1, whole genome shotgun sequence genomic DNA:
- the LOC131219146 gene encoding uncharacterized protein LOC131219146 isoform X3 has product MERWDEGLEWEEVEPPQCQSHVNKEWEMMGGDDCSIFPPSSHEGLPISNTLDVGGAPPAAEPPPSVVIDRGRDIGELPVQPTSRPSTFTLLRFSKHQFHLIRSKLLLILRPLTPCPVWSFAPAAITLLGALIYRCRRRALSMDKESSMLLLIRDKDEVKVTCW; this is encoded by the exons ATGGAGAGATGGGATGAAGGGTTGGAGTGGGAAGAGGTGGAGCCCCCACAGTGTCAGTCCCATGTCAACAAGGAATGGGAAATGATGGGCGGCGACGATTGCTCCATCTTCCCTCCCAGCTCTCACGAAGGCCTCCCCATCTCCAACACCCTTGATGTAGGAGGAGCACCACCAGCAGCAGAACCCCCTCCATCAGTCGTCATCGATAGAGGAAGAGATATTGGAGAGCTGCCGGTTCAGCCAACATCACGGCCCTCCACTTTCACTCTCCTCCGTTTCTCCAAGCACCAATTTCACCTCATTCGCTCTAAGCTTCTTCTTATTCTCCGTCCTTTAACACCATGTCCGGTTTGGTCATTCGCCCCCGCCGCCATCACTCTACTGGGAGCATTAATTTATAGGTGTCGTCGCCGGGCCTTGTCCATGGACAAGGAATCCTCTATGCTTCTCCTCATCCGCGACAAGGATGAG GTGAAAGTCACTTGCTGGTAA